Proteins encoded together in one Oryzias latipes chromosome 11, ASM223467v1 window:
- the LOC105355174 gene encoding uncharacterized protein LOC105355174, with protein sequence MIEQYGTTPPMDIRTRYALGIVTLFPCLKDPYSEKGYEHFFDAKSNGGYIAWKLKNMQRELSSGSRRSSSSGRDSSRNRGPQLERPVTAEHQLDGDLCREALSFLRHCTEEGQIFMKMKQTFQYRRMLIQDSEKCETILTVFPRFLDTKGLVLQDFQMMFGEETASKLLEKWGTLLKQKVIKEAKNLTKTPTLDSLIQSAEENHDENEDLPAWDSDMAALLLLVYLLPPPPGGKKQPGKIAVREALKRVVHFHKSCRSLQEVTGPVQGRQPYILAVGTSRASINDYYIVVDGQLIPCKAKSSLSAFDELFKAHYVFGISYDQPLQNMYTFVQTTIYNIDVGLCHESPRVKDLRSKLLN encoded by the exons ATGATTGAGCAGTATGG GACGACTCCCCCCATGGATATAAGGACACGCTATGCTTTAGGGATTGTCACCCTGTTTCCTTGTCTGAAAGATCCATACTCAGAAAAAGGATAT GAGCACTTTTTTGATGCTAAGAGTAATGGAGGCTACATTGCATGGAAACTAAAAAACATGCAGCGTGAACTCAGTAGTggaagcaggaggagcagcagctctggaAGGGATTCATCACGCAATAGAGGACCACAGTTGGAGAGACCTGTGACCGCAGAGCATCAGTTGGATGGGGACCTCTGCAGAGAGGCCTTATCCTTTTTGAGGCACTGCACTGAAGAAGGGCAGATCTTCATGAAGATGAAACAAACTTTTCAATACAGACGGATGTTAATTCAAGATTCTGAGAAGTGTGAGACCATCCTAACAGTATTCCCAAGGTTTCTAGACACAAAGGGCCTG GTGTTGCAGGATTTCCAAATGATGTTTGGTGAGGAAACCGCCTCAAAACTCTTGGAGAAATGGGGAACTTTGTTAAAGCAGAAAGTTATCAAAGAAGCGAAAAACCTCACAAAAACACCAACTCTGGACTCCCTCATTCAGTCTGCTGAGGAGAACCATGATGAAAATGAAGATTTACCAG CTTGGGACAGTGACATGGCAGCACTGTTGCTGTTGGTTtatctccttcctcctccacctGGTGGGAAGAAGCAACCTGGAAAGATCGCTGTTCGAGAAGCTTTAAAACGTGTCGTCCATTTTCACAAA TCATGCCGCAGCCTTCAAGAGGTAACGGGCCCAGTCCAGGGGAGACAGCCCTACATTCTGGCTGTTGGAACATCACGTGCCAgcatcaatgattattacatagtGGTGGACGGTCAACTCATCCCCTGCAAGGCTAAGTCTTCACTTTCAGCCTTTGATGAACTTTTCAAAGCACACTACGTGTTTGGCATCTCCTACGACCAGCCCTTGCAGAACATGTATACATTTGTGCAGACGACCATTTACAATATTGATGTTGGCCTATGCCATGAAAGCCCCAGGGTAAAGGACCTCAGATCAAAGCTTCTCAATTGA